A genomic window from Lotus japonicus ecotype B-129 chromosome 1, LjGifu_v1.2 includes:
- the LOC130719326 gene encoding uncharacterized protein LOC130719326 produces the protein MALGTGNAFQAELAALHRGLVHTWELGHRTIICHVDCLVLQQVILNNSDVQDHWHGQEISMVRALLARDWDVTLSYVPRDRNVVADALAKLAVQEGWDWKVWSLPPTSVVPLLCHDIVS, from the coding sequence ATGGCTTTGGGGACTGGAAACGCGTTCCAGGCGGAACTCGCAGCGCTCCACCGAGGGCTAGTTCACACCTGGGAACTTGGACACCGGACGATTATTTGCCATGTGGATTGCTTGGTATTACAGCAAGTGATACTCAACAATAGTGATGTGCAAGATCACTGGCATGGCCAGGAAATCAGCATGGTTAGAGCCTTGCTTGCTAGGGATTGGGATGTCACGCTTAGTTATGTGCCCCGGGATCGGAATGTGGTTGCGGATGCACTAGCAAAGCTTGCGGTTCAGGAAGGCTGGGATTGGAAAGTTTGGAGCCTTCCCCCGACATCGGTGGTGCCTTTACTTTGCCATGATATAGTTTCTTAG
- the LOC130729273 gene encoding F-box/kelch-repeat protein At3g23880-like — translation MNEQRQNNTKSLSMFYNLPHDLFVQILLRLPVRSLVRFKCVRKSWCSLISDPKFGKSHYDLAASPNHRCLTKGNDSKIESIDVDAASFHNSESCVVNLKFPLPTPREEYSVFGPDPPSYVEFLGSCRGFILVAYPHGDVIVWNPSTGVHRRIADDLDEMIALYLTGFGYDRSTDEYLLVLIDVIPLGVFEVDPDQADNIHTTIRIFSMKTNSWFDQEGTYAQYVDMGSDDLKIATFFNDALHWLVTSYETDHHVIISFDLVKRNFSEIPLPQVLVTELEFWYHLRVMGECLSLCYPGDKTSTAEIWMMKDYKVQTSWTKLFVFSTCNISRGVIYPICFTKHGEFFCSHGSGRLMIVDDKGWRLLDQSTEPIPHMILYGLYRESLLSLPNDFQQASEDDHLTISLVETSEDDQ, via the coding sequence ATGAACGAACAACgacaaaataacacaaaaagCCTCTCTATGTTTTACAATCTTCCTCACGATTTGTTCGTTCAAATTTTGCTGAGGTTACCGGTGAGATCTCTCGTCCGTTTCAAATGCGTTCGCAAATCGTGGTGCTCTCTGATTTCCGATCCCAAATTTGGTAAATCTCACTATGACCTAGCTGCTTCACCCAACCACCGCTGTCTTACAAAAGGTAACGATTCTAAAATTGAGTCCATAGATGTAGATGCAGCATCATTTCACAATTCTGAGTCTTGTGTAGTAAACCTCAAATTTCCGCTTCCGACACCCCGTGAGGAATATAGTGTTTTTGGACCTGACCCCCCTAGTTATGTTGAGTTCTTGGGTTCATGTAGAGGGTTTATTCTTGTAGCCTATCCACATGGTGATGTCATTGTATGGAATCCATCAACTGGTGTCCACAGAAGAATTGCAGACGACCTTGATGAGATGATTGCTCTATATCTAACTGGCTTTGGGTATGACAGATCAACGGATGAGTACTTGCTCGTTCTTATTGACGTGATTCCTTTGGGCGTTTTTGAAGTAGATCCAGACCAAGCAGATAATATTCATACTACCATTCGCATTTTTTCCATGAAAACAAATTCCTGGTTTGACCAGGAGGGTACTTATGCTCAATATGTGGATATGGGTTCTGATGATCTCAAAATTGCGACCTTTTTTAACGACGCCCTGCATTGGTTGGTTACCTCTTATGAAACTGATCATCATGTAATTATATCCTTTGATTTGGTAAAGAGGAATTTTTCTGAAATTCCTTTGCCACAAGTTTTAGTCACGGAATTAGAATTTTGGTATCATTTGAGGGTCATGGGAGAATGTCTCAGCCTATGTTACCCGGGTGATAAGACTTCAACGGCTGAGATTTGGATGATGAAAGACTATAAAGTGCAGACATCTTGGACTaagttatttgttttttctacTTGTAACATTTCTCGCGGTGTCATTTATCCAATATGTTTCACCAAACAtggtgaatttttttgttcacATGGGTCTGGAAGATTAATGATAGTTGATGACAAAGGATGGCGGCTTCTTGATCAGAGCACAGAGCCCATACCCCATATGATACTATATGGATTGTATAGAGAGAGTTTACTATCACTCCCTAATGACTTTCAACAAGCAAGTGAAGATGACCATCTGACAATTTCCTTGGTGGAGACAAGTGAAGACGACCAATAG
- the LOC130729272 gene encoding protein DETOXIFICATION 43-like, with amino-acid sequence MNDKSCSNNATKSKYKIPLSIFFKDARLVFKFDSLAKEILGIAFPSALAIAADPIASLIETAFIGHLGPVQLAAAGVAIALFNQASKVTIFPLVSITTSFVAEEDTLEKNNTTAMEKKPIENIMDKSKDVALPQDIEEYASEEKNETPTQVLAASVELIEKSTEHETNNGDGTNTSNSNSGRKKRHISSASTALLFGLILGLIQAATLLFAAKPLLRVMGLKSNSPTLIPAEKYLKLRSLGAPPMLLSLAMQGIFRGFKDTTTPLYVIVLGYSVKIALDPVLIYAFKWGLNGAAISHVFSQYMMALVLLLILLTKVVLMPPSIKDLQFSRFLKNGGMLFAKVVAVTFCVTLAASLASRLGSIQMAAFQTCLQVWLTSSLLSDGLAIAVQAILASSFAEKDYDKVVAATTRTLQMTLVLGLGLSLVGSCLYFGAGMFSESGPVVHLIRIAVPFVAATQPINALAFVFDGVNYGASDFAYSAYSMVMVSFATIASLFLLYKSNGFIGIWIALTIYMTLRMFAGLFRMGTCSGPWRFLRGY; translated from the exons ATGAACGATAAAAGTTGCTCAAATAATGCTACCAAGAGCAAGTATAAAATACCACTCTCAATTTTCTTCAAAGATGCAAG ACTTGTTTTCAAGTTCGATTCCCTTGCAAAGGAGATACTAGGGATTGCATTCCCCTCTGCCCTGGCTATAGCTGCTGATCCTATTGCTTCTCTGATAGAAACAGCATTCATAGGCCACTTAG GGCCGGTGCAGCTTGCTGCTGCTGGAGTTGCCATTGCTTTGTTTAACCAAGCATCAAAAGTTACCATATTCCCTCTAGTTAGTATCACAACTTCCTTTGTGGCCGAGGAAGATACCCTTGAAAAAAACAATACCACAGCAATGGAAAAGAAACCAATTGAGAATATCATGGACAAGTCAAAAGATGTAGCTTTACCTCAAGATATAGAAGAATATGCATCCGAAGAGAAGAATGAGACTCCAACGCAAGTTTTGGCTGCAAGTGTTGAGCTCATCGAAAAAAGTACTGaacatgaaacaaataatggaGATG GTACCAATACAAGTAATTCAAACTCAGGAAGGAAGAAGCGACACATATCTTCAGCATCAACAGCACTGCTTTTTGGCTTAATCCTTGGCCTTATCCAAGCTGCAACCCTTCTATTTGCAGCAAAACCTCTACTACGTGTAATGGGTCTAAAATCT AATTCTCCAACACTCATCCCAGCAGAGAAATACTTGAAATTGAGATCCTTAGGCGCTCCTCCAATGCTTCTCTCCTTGGCCATGCAAGGAATATTTCGAGGTTTCAAGGATACAACAACTCCTTTATATGTCATTG TTTTGGGGTATTCAGTGAAAATTGCTTTGGACCCTGTACTTATTTATGCCTTTAAATGGGGCCTCAATGGTGCAGCCATTTCACATGTGTTTTCCCA GTACATGATGGCATTGGTCCTCTTGTTGATATTGCTGACAAAAGTAGTTCTCATGCCTCCAAGCATCAAGGATTTGCAGTTTTCCAGGTTTCTTAAAAATG GAGGTATGCTATTCGCCAAAGTAGTAGCAGTAACATTTTGTGTGACCCTGGCAGCCTCATTAGCTTCAAGGTTAGGCTCAATTCAAATGGCTGCATTCCAAACCTGCCTGCAAGTTTGGTTGACATCGTCCCTTTTATCTGATGGTTTGGCTATTGCCGTACAG GCAATTCTAGCCTCTTCCTTTGCTGAGAAAGACTATGATAAGGTTGTTGCTGCTACAACACGCACGTTACAGATGACTCTTGTTCTAGGGTTAGGGCTTTCTCTTGTTGGAAGTTGTTTGTACTTTGGAGCTGGAATGTTTTCCGAAAGTGGTCCTGTTGTGCACTTAATCAGAATAGCCGTCCCG TTTGTTGCTGCTACACAACCCATCAATGCATTAGCCTTCGTCTTCGATGGTGTGAACTATGGAGCCTCTGATTTTGCATACTCTGCATACTCAATG GTGATGGTCTCATTTGCAACTATTGCTTCATTGTTCCTTCTTTATAAAAGCAACGGTTTCATTGGGATCTGGATTGCACTAACCATTTATATGACTCTTCGCATGTTTGCTGGTTTATTCAG GATGGGAACATGTTCAGGACCTTGGCGTTTTCTTAGGGGCTACTGA
- the LOC130719333 gene encoding protein PSK SIMULATOR 2-like yields MAPGGQGTNLCSCIFFYDEPDTLGILAFDAAKTMCRLLSLYKSLTETEINNLRCHVIISKGVAHLNSRDDCFLLNLACAERLEDLNLAAAAVSRLGLRTSDAVKSGAVDIKKLEFGTRNVGRVIEKTEKLVSATRKLHNALESLSEAEAAERKIQRWRHVRSSHGHGLKVKVESFNDRIVSLKRQVEHYKQNSLWGLTFDKVVGLMARIVFIVFARICSVFGSLISTGMPSREDPLALQHDSCRMENRDLYRMNLCLFEHVRNNNSVLKCNRTGVVRFPNRLPPLSRGGEVVKNNGVWRLAPASTVGGAGLSWRYANVILFVDRCMRCTVAIGEDARAAMYGLLPGRLKGKVRAKLRSEWLKWDKGLEGGKEVAERWYGSVGEVMEWLLPVAHDTVKWQGERNMEKQKFETKPTVLLLQTLHYSELEKVEEAIVEVLVGLSCIYWYRKQ; encoded by the coding sequence ATGGCTCCTGGTGGTCAGGGTACGAACCTatgctcatgcatcttcttctACGACGAGCCTGATACCCTCGGCATCCTCGCCTTCGACGCCGCAAAAACCATGTGCCGCCTCCTCTCCCTCTACAAGTCCCTCACGGAAACCGAGATCAACAACCTCCGCTGCCACGTCATCATCTCCAAAGGTGTGGCCCACCTCAATTCCCGCGACGACTGCTTCCTCCTCAACCTTGCCTGCGCTGAGCGCCTCGAGGATCTCAACCTCGCCGCCGCCGCCGTCTCCCGCCTCGGTCTCCGCACCTCCGACGCAGTGAAAAGTGGCGCGGTGGATATCAAGAAGCTGGAGTTCGGCACGCGGAACGTGGGGAGAGTGATTGAGAAAACGGAGAAACTGGTGTCGGCGACGAGGAAGCTTCACAATGCTTTGGAATCGTTATCGGAGGCGGAGGCTGCGGAGAGGAAGATCCAGCGGTGGAGGCACGTGAGGAGCAGCCACGGGCACGGACTCAAGGTGAAGGTGGAGAGTTTCAACGACAGGATCGTGTCTCTTAAACGGCAGGTCGAACATTACAAGCAAAATTCGCTTTGGGGCCTCACATTTGACAAGGTTGTCGGTCTCATGGCGAGGATTGTCTTCATTGTCTTCGCTCGGATTTGTTCCGTTTTCGGTTCACTGATTAGTACCGGCATGCCTTCTCGGGAAGATCCTCTGGCGCTCCAGCATGACTCATGCCGGATGGAAAACCGGGACTTGTACCGGATGAACCTTTGTCTCTTCGAACACGTGAGAAATAATAATAGTGTTTTGAAGTGCAATAGGACGGGGGTGGTTCGGTTTCCCAACCGGCTTCCGCCGTTGTCACGCGGCGGAGAGGTGGTGAAGAATAATGGAGTTTGGCGGCTGGCGCCGGCGTCAACAGTGGGCGGAGCGGGGCTTTCTTGGAGGTACGCGAACGTGATTTTGTTCGTGGACAGGTGCATGCGTTGTACGGTGGCGATTGGGGAAGACGCACGCGCGGCGATGTATGGTTTGTTGCCGGGGAGGTTGAAAGGGAAGGTGAGGGCCAAGTTGAGGAGTGAGTGGTTGAAATGGGATAAGGGTTTGGAGGGAGGAAAGGAAGTGGCGGAGCGGTGGTACGGCTCCGTGGGGGAGGTGATGGAATGGCTGTTGCCGGTGGCGCATGACACAGTGAAGTGGCAGGGTGAAAGGAACATGGAGAAGCAGAAGTTTGAGACGAAGCCCACCGTGCTCTTGTTACAAACGTTGCATTACTCGGAGttggagaaggtggaggaggccATTGTGGAGGTGCTGGTAGGGTTGAGTTGTATATATTGGTACCGAAAACAATGA